The genomic segment TTGAATGCTCTGCATGGAGCTCTTGGAGGCACAAAGAAAAAACCTTGTGAGTAGAAGGACAAGCAAAGGGGATTGATCCCTAATTGTTAAGTCATGTGCAAATAATGTTATGGTATACAGTTTTATATCAAATGTGAATGATATATGGTTGAATTTCATTTAGAGTTAGCATTTCAAGCATGTAAAAATTGATTGttaagaaaatgcaaattaaccTGGGTCctcatttgtctttctgtcctcacaGCAATCATTACAAAAGCATTTCAAGGCTCCATGCGGATCTTCTCCAAGAAACTTCCACACCCAGATTTAGTGAGTTTCCTGCTTGTGTTCATATATAATTGTAATCATTTTACCAATAGAATAGCTCTTGTTTATTCATAAAGTTTAAATTATCTGATAATgttttgtacatacatacatatctcCGAAAGTGACTGAGGAAGTTTGCTATTCAGATAcaaggcaaagacagaaagaatatTCTCTATTTCCACATGCCTTTTAAAACTAACTTTGCTTGTTTACTGtgtattctgtttttgttgaacacctgtgaaaacatttaaagttattttgtaggtgtttttttaaattatttttattttccagctaccagaggagaaggaggcatTGCTCGTGACAGAGGAGTACCAGGAGCAGATGTCTGAATCCACCTTCCTGTTTCTGACCCTTGACCTCCCAACAGCTCCATTGTACAAGGATGAGAAGGAGCAGCTTATAATCCCGCAGGTCCCTCTCTTCAACATCCTTGGAAAATTCAATGGCAATACGGAGAAGGTACAGATTCATTCACATCTTCTTGTCTTAAATATATCgtgcaaaataaaagaaatgtgggAAGAATGACTTAAAGCAATGTTGCAATGCagtaatcaacagaaaagtTTTGGTGTTGATAAAGATTTTTTGGCACAAAACTGGATGATTACATTTTGACATAGTCGCACCtaaagaagagaagagtttTGCAGATGctaatattttttataaatatctGTGCACGCTTTCCTGTCTCATTTACGTTCAGGAATACAAAACCTACAAAGAGAATTTTCTCAAAAGGTTCCAGCTGACCAAACTGCCTCCGTACCTTGTCTTTTGCATCAAAAGATTCACCAAGAACAACTTCTTTGTGGAAAAGAATCCCACAATTGTCAACTTCCCTATCACGTAAGTGCTGTTCATATACCGCAAGATGAAATACGCAGCCTTGATCGAAGTGCCTGACAGAACCATGAACTGCATGTTGACAATAGTAAAACATTGTTattatgtgtgtattatgtatATAATGTGACTCTTGTGATAAGTGACGTGTGTATTTTGTCCTCAGCATAAATATGTTGTCACTCTCTGTGTGCCTCAACAGAAATGTAGACCTCCGTGAGTACTTGACAGAAGAAGCTCAAGTTACAGAGAAGAACACGACTTATGACCTTGTTGCCAACGTAGTGCATGATGGGAAACCCACAGAGGGAGCGTACAGAATACATGTTCTACATCATGTAGGTTGCTGCCAGATATTTGTGGATTTTCCCTGCTTTTTGATGGCATTACTACAAACAACCTTAACAAATGCATTACATTATGTTTTGACCAAGTCTTATTATGGGTCATCATCAGtcatatctttttttgtttaatcaggGAACTGGGAAGTGGTATGAGATGCAGGACCTGCAGGTGACTGACATTCTCCCCCAGATGATTACATTGTCAGAGGCCTACATCCAGGCAAGTCCTCCGACTCATTCTGTGCATgttggaaaatgtaaatgttgctgAGCCTTGGCTCCATACTTTTCTGTGcaacatgaaatgacaaaaaaatgaatcactTTTCATCTGATGGCATTCACGGCACACCCCTTTCAATTTTTAAAGGCAAATCTACAGGAAAACGGGCAGTTGCAGTTTCTGAGTATGGCATAGACTATTTAACTTCTACAGTAATTCTCTGGAGCAATAGTAGTggtatgaaataaataaaaagataggCCAGTATTACTCTTAATAACATGGAGGTTCCTCTCTAATCGTAGATGCgtaaaaacattatataaagtCTGCAGATGCTTTTATCTTAATCTTTACATATATGAATTAACTGTTGCGttaacagttgtgtttttgtaaagatattcatgtaaatacattttccttACTATCGAATAAAGAAGCAGGTCACGCCTCCCTGAAGAGCTGCTAAAGAGAATTTAATCTGGTGTTTCAGTGGTGATTTCAGAGGCTTTGCTCTCTGCCAGGAATACATTTAGTGGAGGACTGAATCCTTGTCATTTCTTAATAAAAAATTGTCAAAGTTAATTATACAGATTATTAGGCATTAAGGTATGAGGAGTTGGAAGTATACAGATTTTAGAACCTTCAAGCGTTCAAAGACTTGTATTAGCTGAATCTTATTTCATACCAGATTGCAGTTTTAAATCAttgtaaagtaaaaatgatCTTTGAACCCAACAAGTAGTTCTAGATTTGCATAGTCTCATTttggtaacattttttttctcgaTCTTGTAGATCTGGAAGAGACAAGAGAGTGACGATGACACAAAGAACCACACGGGGGTGTAAGTGAGGCAGGATTTTCCTCTGTGTGAATGACCAGAAGTGTTTTCACCATTTTGGAAATGAACTGGGTATTTAAGTGATTGGAAATAGCAACAGAATATAGAATGAGAGTGGCGCGAGAGCATCAGGACTTTTTCTTTATAgccacaaaaaagaaaataaatgtaaatgtctctgtggtttttttcaatgttttatctttttactATGTGGAAGTTTCTAAATAAACAAGCTCCAGGACAcgtgtctctgtctgtatgttgaatttgaatttaGTTTTAGGAGTTTGTCATGTATATGTGGTTATTTGCACCAGGGATCATAGAACAGCAACAAGATAACAGAAGACGCAGCTCTGCAGCATTGTTGAGTAGCCAATTTTTAATACATACTGAGAGCTCATCTTATGTAATGGACGTTTCCACattcataataataacatacaTATAGCAATGTACTAACTGTTCACAAAACTGTTACCCCCTGCAGAAACTGCCCAATCCCAGCTGAATATTAATGAAGATTTATGGCTGATTAACTGAAATAGCATATGAGATTGATAATTCcccaaacagtaaaaaaaaaaaaaagttgatcaATGCATTACATTTATAAAACTTCAAgatcatgatgatgatcagtgcaattatacatttttaaaaagaaagttcTTTGTGTGCACCTGTTTTCAGAGCTGCAGGCAGTTTCACTCCTTCCACATGTATTTCTCACAGAAGGCCTGGTTCTGCAGATAGAAACAGAAATAGGATGTGAAACAGAAATTGAAAGTATTCACAAAATCACATTAGTACTTTAAACTGTTTAGACgctaaactgcattttgttgtctcagtacttgtaaacaaaaatgcaatttaaagtAGTACGGTGCAGACCAATAGCAACCAATCAATAGCCTTCAAAGAGAAGCTAGATACATTGGACTCAAAATAAGAGGAAGAGCAGCCATTAAGATGGGCGGGAGTTTATCAAGTTCTGTAGATGCGTAAAGCCTGGGTCAGGTTTGATGGCTGTGAAATATCCTTTTCAGGATGTGGTAATTTGCGTGGCCATTGTTGctaatggcaaaaaaaagttttaattggAAAAACATTACACATGTACACTGTAATCTTCAGATGATGGGACTGACCTGTGCATCAGTTTTGTCAGCTAATGGCAATAATTGACTGAGTTTAACTTACACCACACTTCTGAGCAGTTAGAATGTCTTTGCACCAGTAGCTTGGTCCCCAAGTACAACGATTCTTTCCCATTAGCTCCAACTCCTTCGAGGCAACACACAGATCAGCTCTCTGCAGGATAAAAAGAGGAATGAGAAAATGAACCAGACCAAAGAAAGATATGTGTTCATGAACATTCAAGTGGCTCCACTGTGTTCATGATTAATGTTGCGTGGACCAGGGCTCATTGTGCTGTTGTGAATTATGTTAGCAAATCAACTAatgtttgtacatttatttagtcACCAAAAGAAGAGGGGCTGCTGTAAGTGATGGTAAAAGTCATGTCAGTGAAGGTGTCTCTTGTTGATATATAATGTTTACTCCAGACAAATcctctgtttccactgtgtgaaGACTCATAGATATAAAAGTTTCCTCTTTGTCCCTCCAGTGAGATAAGTCATTGTACTCgtgaatgtcagtgttttttaaaaagagcttATTCTTACTTCACAAGCATGTGGAACGTCCATCTGGTTTCCCAAAACCTTCTGCAGTCGGGAGCCATAGATTCTGGTGAAAGCctcacactgaaaacagcatGAGGGTTACTTAACAGCTGTTCACCTTTTCTTAGTCTACGTGATTAAAAACGACTTAAATCTCTTTGAATATGTTGGCTGGTTTAAACTTAGTATCTTAAAATTACAGATTTGTGAGGGATTTTGTTAGTTGGGAGCACTGAGGGATATTTAGTATTAGAGGGAGCTGAGGGTCAGACCTTGGGGATGGCGTTGGGgtgatggacacacacagactggaggaaagaggaagtcTGAGGTTTGGTGGAGTTGGGACTCAGGTGAAGTCGGCTCAGCACAGCCAGCATGCGGCACGACTCACAGTCCGAGGGGAGTGATACCTCTGGGTAATCAAGAGAGCTTTAACTTGGCGTAGGAAGTGTGAGGTTCAAGTCAAACCAATAAACAAATGATGGCCAAATGTATTCTTTCTAAACATGTGACTGACCTGGAACAGGCTGCTCCTTGAACAAACAGAGGTGCAGAAGAGTGCATATTGTGTGAGGTGCAGCAGATGATAAGAGGAATTCAACTATCTGCACGCCATATTTGTTAACGAAATCATCACACTGCTCCTTATAGCTCTGTGGTACAAGATCGCAGACCTCTTCCATGAGCTTCATCAAAGCACCCTGCAGggcaagaaagagaagatgGTGTGATTAACATGATGGGATGTACAGTGAGGGATGTGTGCTTGAAGTAATACAAAGTGATACGAAAATAAAGGGTCACCTCAGTCATGTTTTGGGGCAACAGGGTCTCCAGTTTCTTgatgataaacaaacacagggtGCAAGCTGGGTTGAACTGCTCCTAGAGGGAGAATTAGCCAATAAGAGGGCCAGGTAtagtatgaaaataaaaaccacaaGTTTCATTTCAACTTCCATTTTAACCATCCACTTCTGCTTTCTCATACTCACATGGGTGCTGGTGGCCGTACCAAGTGCAGAGCTGGATAAGTCTTTGTTGGTGGCTTGGTGGGGTAGTTTCAGCAGTTCCTCCTCCTTGTTGACAGCACAAAGTCCAAAAGCCATGCAGGTCTCTCCTGGTTTCtacataaacacatattatCTTGCATGAAAGGTGATCATTGATGGCCGAAGTGTTTATTCTTATAAAGAAGCCTAAATAGAGGCTAAACTCACCAGGTGACCAGGTGTTTGCTGCAGGACTTTCGGCAAATACATCCTCACCTGTGAATCACACTCTGATGCCTGCTCCCCTGGCAGGCGTTGGCACAGAGCATGCAAGGCTTCATATACAGTCTCCTGCAAAAACACAGTAGTTAGTGCATTGTCTATGTTGCAGCAAGAATACTGGGTTGCTACTTGtgttgaaaacaaatgaatgtgcttTTCTACATAAATAGACagccatttttatattttttatttttatttatttaagtacaAAGTGAGCACACG from the Enoplosus armatus isolate fEnoArm2 chromosome 4, fEnoArm2.hap1, whole genome shotgun sequence genome contains:
- the sftpbb gene encoding surfactant protein Bb — its product is MSAPGLLLVTLAVSLWPGDSRFITDPLSFIKQKSLTLDICSECSQIVQLSANVISSRDAKETVYEALHALCQRLPGEQASECDSQVRMYLPKVLQQTPGHLKPGETCMAFGLCAVNKEEELLKLPHQATNKDLSSSALGTATSTHEQFNPACTLCLFIIKKLETLLPQNMTEGALMKLMEEVCDLVPQSYKEQCDDFVNKYGVQIVEFLLSSAAPHTICTLLHLCLFKEQPVPEVSLPSDCESCRMLAVLSRLHLSPNSTKPQTSSFLQSVCVHHPNAIPKCEAFTRIYGSRLQKVLGNQMDVPHACERADLCVASKELELMGKNRCTWGPSYWCKDILTAQKCGNQAFCEKYMWKE